One part of the Vitis riparia cultivar Riparia Gloire de Montpellier isolate 1030 chromosome 8, EGFV_Vit.rip_1.0, whole genome shotgun sequence genome encodes these proteins:
- the LOC117920464 gene encoding chromatin-remodeling ATPase INO80 isoform X1 encodes MEPKPHPNNGFSFSNLFNLESLMNFQLPQQDDDFDYYGNSSQDESRGSQGGTMGDYHNGIMSERELSLVSKKRRSQNSEDEEEDGNYSTFISEERYRSMLGEHIQKYKRRFKDPSPSPAPARMGVSVPKSTLGSKTRKLGNEHRGGLHEVETPSEWLADVGPQKMVGFHDADFAPEYGTSRTIYESSYLDIGEGIAYRIPPAYEKLAVTLNLPTFSDIRVEEYYLKSTLDLGSLAEMMTADKRFGPKSRAGMGEPQSQYESLQARLRALSSSNSVQKFSLKVSDIALNSSSIPEGAAGSIQRSILSEGGALQVYYVKVLEKGDTYEIIERSLPKKQKVKKDPSMIEKEEMERIGKVWVNIVRRDIPKHQRIFINFHRKQLIDAKRFSENCQREVKLKVSRSLKLMRGAAIRTRKLARDMLVFWKRVDKEMAELRKKEEREAAEALRREQELREVKRQQQRLNFLITQTELFSHFMQNKATSQPSEALPVDDETPKDQELLVSSSDDVPGEEQDPEDDELKKEALKAAQDAVSKQKRLTSAFDNECLKLRQAAEPEVPSLDASGAAGSSNIDLLHPSTMPVASSVQTPELFKGSLKEYQLKGLQWLVNCYEQGLNGILADEMGLGKTIQAMAFLAHLAEEKNIWGPFLVVAPASVLNNWADEISRFCPDLKTLPYWGGLQERMILRKNINPKRLYRREAGFHILITSYQLLVSDEKYFRRVKWQYMVLDEAQAIKSSNSIRWKTLLSFNCRNRLLLTGTPIQNNMAELWALLHFIMPTLFDSHEQFNEWFSKGIENHAEHGGTLNEHQLNRLHAILKPFMLRRVKKDVVSELTGKTEVTVHCKLSSRQQAFYQAIKNKISLAELFDGNRGHLNEKKILNLMNIVIQLRKVCNHPELFERNEGSTYLYFGEIPNSLLPPPFGELEDMHYAGAQNPITYKVPKLVHQEVMQSSGIISSTARRGVHRETFLKHFNIFSPVNIYQSVLPQENNSNGSAVKSGTFGFTHLMDLSPEEVAFLATGTFMERLLFFIMRWDRQFLDGILDLLMEAEEEDFSNSHLDSGKVRAVTRMLLMPSRSETNLLRRKLATGLGHAPFEALVVPHQDRLQANTRLVHATYTFIPRTRAPPINAHCSNRNFAYKLLEELHHPWLKRLFIGFARTSDYNGPKKPDVPHHLIQEIDSELPVSKPALQLTYKIFGSSPPMQSFDPAKLLTDSGKLQTLDILLKRLRAENHRVLLFAQMTKMLNILEDYMNYRKYRYLRLDGSSTIMDRRDMVRDFQLRSDIFVFLLSTRAGGLGINLTAADTVIFYESDWNPTLDLQAMDRAHRLGQTKDVTVYRLICKETVEEKILQRASQKNTVQQLVMTGGHVQGDLLAPEDVVSLLLDDAQLEQKLRDLPLQKDKQKKKRGTKGILLDAEGDATLEDFPNISQGNGQEPSPDAERPKSSSKKRKAATDKQTPPKPRNSQKAMKNVDSYTGMTDPNSMAMDYELDDSLQNDDMQLQKPKRPKRPTKSVNENLEPAFTNSTVIIEQTQYQPHLELGPGGLRAGGKDDTPLHTDSLT; translated from the exons ATGGAACCCAAGCCCCACCCCAACAACGGCTTCTCCTTCTCGAATCTGTTCAATCTTGAG TCTTTGATGAACTTTCAACTCCCACAACAAGATGATGATTTTGATTATTATGGGAATAGTAGTCAGGATGAGAGCAGAGGTAGCCAAG GTGGAACAATGGGAGACTATCACAATGGAATTATGTCTGAGCGAGAATTGAGCTTGGTGAGTAAGAAGAGACGGTCTCAAAACAGTGAGGACGAGGAAGAGGACGGTAATTACAGCACCTTCATTTCAGAGGAGCGGTATCGGTCAATGCTTGGAGAACACATTCAGAAATATAAGAGGAGGTTTAAAGATCCCTCACCAAGCCCTGCTCCGGCACGGATGGGGGTTTCAGTTCCAAAAAGTACTTTAGGCTCCAAAACAAGGAAGTTGGGGAATGAGCACAGAGGAGGGTtgcatgaagttgaaaccccaTCTGAGTGGCTTGCTGACGTTGGTCCTCAAAAGATGGTTGGCTTTCATGATGCGGATTTTGCACCAGAATATGGCACTTCTAG AACGATCTATGAATCATCTTATTTGGATATTGGGGAGGGCATCGCTTATAGGATCCCACCAGCTTATGAAAAATTGGCTGTTACACTAAACTTGCCAACCTTCTCAGATATACGGGTGGAGGAATATTACTTAAAGAGCACCCTAGATTTAGGTTCCTTAGCAGAAATGATGACCGCTGATAAGAGATTTGGGCCTAAAAGCCGAGCAGGGATGGGTGAGCCTCAGTCCCAGTATGAATCACTTCAGGCGAGATTGAGGGCCTTGTCATCTTCTAATTCAGTCCAGAAGTTCAGTCTGAAAGTATCTGATATTGCACTAAATTCATCCTCCATCCCAGAAGGGGCTGCTGGAAGTATACAGCGGTCTATTTTGTCAGAGGGTGGTGCATTGCAGGTGTACTATGTGAAGGTCTTGGAGAAAGGAGACACTTATGAG ATCATTGAACGAAGTTTACCAAAGAAGCAAAAGGTAAAGAAGGACCCATCTATGATCGAGAAAGAGGAAATGGAGAGGATTGGAAAAGTTTGGGTAAACATTGTAAGAAGAGACATACCGAAGCATcagagaatatttattaatttccaTCGAAAGCAACTAATTGATGCCAAAAGGTTCTCAGAAAACTGTCAACGAGAG gtGAAACTGAAGGTGAGCAGATCACTTAAATTGATGAGGGGTGCTGCAATCCGCACGAGGAAACTTGCTAGAGATATGCTTGTATTTTGGAAAAGAGTGGATAAAGAGATG GCAGAATTGAGGAAGAAAGAGGAAAGAGAAGCTGCAGAAGCTTTGAGGCGTGAACAGGAACTTCGAGAAGTGAAGAGACAACAGCAAAGGCTCAATTTTCTGATAACACAAACGGAGCTGTTCAGTCACTTCATGCAGAACAAGGCAACTTCACAGCCCTCTGAAGCTTTACCTGTCGATGATGAAACACCGAAGGACCAGGAACTGCTTGTAAGCTCTTCAGATGATGTGCCAGGAGAAGAACAAGATCCTGAGGATGATGAATTGAAAAAGGAAGCTCTGAAAGCTGCTCAAGATGCAGTTTCTAAGCAGAAAAGGTTAACTAGTGCATTTGATAATGAATGTTTGAAGCTGCGCCAAGCTGCTGAACCTGAGGTCCCTTCACTGGATGCATCTGGTGCTGCAGGTTCTAGTAACATAGATCTACTGCACCC CTCCACCATGCCAGTGGCATCATCTGTGCAGACGCCAGAGTTGTTTAAAGGTTCTCTTAAAGAATATCAGCTAAAAGGCCTTCAGTGGCTGGTTAATTGTTATGAGCAG GGTCTAAACGGTATTCTTGCCGATGAGATGGGCCTGGGAAAGACTATCCAGGCAATGGCATTCTTGGCTCATTTGGCAGag GAAAAGAATATATGGGGGCCTTTTCTGGTTGTTGCACCTGCTTCTGTCTTGAACAACTGGGCTGATGAAATTAGCCGCTTCTGCCCCGACTTGAAAACTCTTCCATATTGGGGAGGGCTTCAAGAACGAATGATACTTAGGAAAAACATCAATCCAAAGCGTTTATATAGAAG GGAGGCAGGATTTCACATTCTCATCACCAGTTACCAACTGTTGGTGTCTGATGAGAAGTATTTCCGACGTGTGAAATGGCAGTATATGGTATTGGATGAAGCTCAGGCAATCAAAAGCTCAAACAG TATAAGGTGGAAGACACTGCTCAGTTTTAATTGTCGAAATCGGTTACTCCTCACTGGTACGCCTATCCAGAATAACATGGCTGAATTGTGGGCCCTTCTACATTTCATTATGCCTACCTTATTTGACAGCCATGAACAATTCAATGAATGGTTTTCAAAGGG AATTGAGAATCATGCTGAGCACGGGGGGACGTTAAATGAGCACCAGCTCAACAGATTG CATGCAATTTTGAAGCCCTTCATGCTGCGGCGGGTTAAGAAAGATGTGGTTTCTGAGCTTACAGGCAAAACAGAGGTTACAGTGCATTGCAAGTTGAGTTCTCGGCAACAAGCTTTCTATCAAGCTATAAAGAATAAGATATCTCTTGCTGAGTTGTTTGATGGTAATCGTGGGCACCTTAATGAGaagaaaattctcaatttaatgaatattgttatTCAGTTGAGAAAG GTTTGCAACCATCCAGAGTTGTTTGAAAGGAATGAGGGAAGCACATACCTTTATTTTGGAGAGATTCCAAATTCTCTTCTTCCCCCACCCTTTGGGGAGTTGGAGGACATGCACTACGCAGGAGCTCAGAATCCTATTACATACAAg GTGCCAAAACTCGTCCACCAAGAAGTAATGCAAAGTTCCGGGATCATTTCCTCAACAGCTCGGCGCGGTGTTCATAGAGAAACATTTCTGAagcattttaatatattttcccCAGTAAATATTTATCAGTCTGTGCTCCCACAAGAGAATAACTCCAATGGTTCAGCTGTTAAAAGTGGAACATTTGGTTTTACCCATCTGATGGATTTGTCCCCAGAAGAGGTTGCATTTCTTGCAACTGGTACTTTCATGGAGAGACTTCTCTTTTTCATTATGAGATGGGACCGGCAATTTTTGGATGGAATCTTGGACTTGCTCATGGAAGCCGAGGAGGAGGATTTTAGTAACAGTCATCTTGATAGTGGGAAAGTAAGAGCTGTTACACGAATGCTACTGATGCCATCGAGATCTGAGACTAATTTACTTAGAAGAAAGCTTGCAACTGGTCTGGGTCATGCTCCTTTTGAGGCTCTAGTTGTCCCTCATCAGGATAGGCTTCAAGCAAACACTAGGCTTGTTCATGCTACATACACTTTCATCCCACGGACCAGAGCTCCCCCA ATCAATGCCCATTGCTCGAATAGAAACTTTGCTTATAAATTGCTTGAAGAACTGCATCACCCCTGGCTTAAGAGGTTGTTTATTGGGTTTGCACGCACATCTGACTATAATGGACCCAAAAAGCCAGATGTTCCTCATCATTTGATTCAAGAGATTGACTCTGAATTGCCTGTTTCAAAACCTGCTCTTCAGTTGACTTACAAGATATTTGGTTCATCTCCTCCCATGCAAAGCTTTGACCCAGCAAAATTGCTCACA GACTCTGGGAAGCTTCAAACACTTGACATTTTACTAAAACGCTTGAGGGCTGAAAATCACCGAGTACTCTTGTTCGCTCAAATGACAAAAATGCTAAATATACTGGAg gACTACATGAACTATAGGAAATATAGATATCTCAGACTTGATGGTTCTTCCACAATTATGGACCGGCGTGACATGGTCAGAGATTTCCAGCTTCG GAGTgatatctttgtgttcttgctGAGTACCAGAGCTGGTGGACTGGGTATTAATTTGACTGCAGCTGACACTGTCATTTTCTATGAAAGTGATTGGAACCCAACCTTGGATTTACAGGCAATGGATAGGGCTCATCGCTTGGGTCAGACCAAGGAT GTTACTGTCTACCGGTTAATTTGTAAAGAGACAGTTGAGGAGAAGATTTTGCAAAGAGCAAGTCAGAAAAATACAGTGCAGCAGCTTGTGATGACAGGTGGTCATGTTCAGGGTGATCTCTTGGCTCCTGAGGATGTTGTTTCTTTACTTCTTGATGACGCCCAGTTGGAGCAGAAACTAAGAGATCTGCCACTTCAG AAggataaacaaaagaaaaagcgTGGGACCAAAGGTATATTGCTGGATGCAGAAGGGGATGCAACTTTGGAAGATTTCCCAAACATATCTCAGGGTAATGGACAGGAGCCCTCTCCAGATGCAGAGAGACCAAAATCCAGTAGTAAAAAG AGGAAGGCTGCCACTGACAAGCAAACTCCTCCAAAGCCAAGGAATTCTCAAAAAGCAATGAAAAATGTTGATTCTTATACGGGGATGACTGATCCCAACTCGATGGCAATGGACTATGAGTTGGATGATTCCCTTCAAAATGATGACATGCAGCTACAGAAGCCTAAGAGACCGAAAAGACCAACAAAGAGTGTGAATGAAAATCTTGAACCAGCATTTACCAACTCCACAGTGATTATAGAGCAAACACAATACCAACCTCACCTTGAGCTTGGTCCTGGTGGCCTCAGAGCGGGAGGAAAGGATGATACGCCCCTGCATACTGACTCTTTAACGTGA
- the LOC117920464 gene encoding chromatin-remodeling ATPase INO80 isoform X2 has protein sequence MGDYHNGIMSERELSLVSKKRRSQNSEDEEEDGNYSTFISEERYRSMLGEHIQKYKRRFKDPSPSPAPARMGVSVPKSTLGSKTRKLGNEHRGGLHEVETPSEWLADVGPQKMVGFHDADFAPEYGTSRTIYESSYLDIGEGIAYRIPPAYEKLAVTLNLPTFSDIRVEEYYLKSTLDLGSLAEMMTADKRFGPKSRAGMGEPQSQYESLQARLRALSSSNSVQKFSLKVSDIALNSSSIPEGAAGSIQRSILSEGGALQVYYVKVLEKGDTYEIIERSLPKKQKVKKDPSMIEKEEMERIGKVWVNIVRRDIPKHQRIFINFHRKQLIDAKRFSENCQREVKLKVSRSLKLMRGAAIRTRKLARDMLVFWKRVDKEMAELRKKEEREAAEALRREQELREVKRQQQRLNFLITQTELFSHFMQNKATSQPSEALPVDDETPKDQELLVSSSDDVPGEEQDPEDDELKKEALKAAQDAVSKQKRLTSAFDNECLKLRQAAEPEVPSLDASGAAGSSNIDLLHPSTMPVASSVQTPELFKGSLKEYQLKGLQWLVNCYEQGLNGILADEMGLGKTIQAMAFLAHLAEEKNIWGPFLVVAPASVLNNWADEISRFCPDLKTLPYWGGLQERMILRKNINPKRLYRREAGFHILITSYQLLVSDEKYFRRVKWQYMVLDEAQAIKSSNSIRWKTLLSFNCRNRLLLTGTPIQNNMAELWALLHFIMPTLFDSHEQFNEWFSKGIENHAEHGGTLNEHQLNRLHAILKPFMLRRVKKDVVSELTGKTEVTVHCKLSSRQQAFYQAIKNKISLAELFDGNRGHLNEKKILNLMNIVIQLRKVCNHPELFERNEGSTYLYFGEIPNSLLPPPFGELEDMHYAGAQNPITYKVPKLVHQEVMQSSGIISSTARRGVHRETFLKHFNIFSPVNIYQSVLPQENNSNGSAVKSGTFGFTHLMDLSPEEVAFLATGTFMERLLFFIMRWDRQFLDGILDLLMEAEEEDFSNSHLDSGKVRAVTRMLLMPSRSETNLLRRKLATGLGHAPFEALVVPHQDRLQANTRLVHATYTFIPRTRAPPINAHCSNRNFAYKLLEELHHPWLKRLFIGFARTSDYNGPKKPDVPHHLIQEIDSELPVSKPALQLTYKIFGSSPPMQSFDPAKLLTDSGKLQTLDILLKRLRAENHRVLLFAQMTKMLNILEDYMNYRKYRYLRLDGSSTIMDRRDMVRDFQLRSDIFVFLLSTRAGGLGINLTAADTVIFYESDWNPTLDLQAMDRAHRLGQTKDVTVYRLICKETVEEKILQRASQKNTVQQLVMTGGHVQGDLLAPEDVVSLLLDDAQLEQKLRDLPLQKDKQKKKRGTKGILLDAEGDATLEDFPNISQGNGQEPSPDAERPKSSSKKRKAATDKQTPPKPRNSQKAMKNVDSYTGMTDPNSMAMDYELDDSLQNDDMQLQKPKRPKRPTKSVNENLEPAFTNSTVIIEQTQYQPHLELGPGGLRAGGKDDTPLHTDSLT, from the exons ATGGGAGACTATCACAATGGAATTATGTCTGAGCGAGAATTGAGCTTGGTGAGTAAGAAGAGACGGTCTCAAAACAGTGAGGACGAGGAAGAGGACGGTAATTACAGCACCTTCATTTCAGAGGAGCGGTATCGGTCAATGCTTGGAGAACACATTCAGAAATATAAGAGGAGGTTTAAAGATCCCTCACCAAGCCCTGCTCCGGCACGGATGGGGGTTTCAGTTCCAAAAAGTACTTTAGGCTCCAAAACAAGGAAGTTGGGGAATGAGCACAGAGGAGGGTtgcatgaagttgaaaccccaTCTGAGTGGCTTGCTGACGTTGGTCCTCAAAAGATGGTTGGCTTTCATGATGCGGATTTTGCACCAGAATATGGCACTTCTAG AACGATCTATGAATCATCTTATTTGGATATTGGGGAGGGCATCGCTTATAGGATCCCACCAGCTTATGAAAAATTGGCTGTTACACTAAACTTGCCAACCTTCTCAGATATACGGGTGGAGGAATATTACTTAAAGAGCACCCTAGATTTAGGTTCCTTAGCAGAAATGATGACCGCTGATAAGAGATTTGGGCCTAAAAGCCGAGCAGGGATGGGTGAGCCTCAGTCCCAGTATGAATCACTTCAGGCGAGATTGAGGGCCTTGTCATCTTCTAATTCAGTCCAGAAGTTCAGTCTGAAAGTATCTGATATTGCACTAAATTCATCCTCCATCCCAGAAGGGGCTGCTGGAAGTATACAGCGGTCTATTTTGTCAGAGGGTGGTGCATTGCAGGTGTACTATGTGAAGGTCTTGGAGAAAGGAGACACTTATGAG ATCATTGAACGAAGTTTACCAAAGAAGCAAAAGGTAAAGAAGGACCCATCTATGATCGAGAAAGAGGAAATGGAGAGGATTGGAAAAGTTTGGGTAAACATTGTAAGAAGAGACATACCGAAGCATcagagaatatttattaatttccaTCGAAAGCAACTAATTGATGCCAAAAGGTTCTCAGAAAACTGTCAACGAGAG gtGAAACTGAAGGTGAGCAGATCACTTAAATTGATGAGGGGTGCTGCAATCCGCACGAGGAAACTTGCTAGAGATATGCTTGTATTTTGGAAAAGAGTGGATAAAGAGATG GCAGAATTGAGGAAGAAAGAGGAAAGAGAAGCTGCAGAAGCTTTGAGGCGTGAACAGGAACTTCGAGAAGTGAAGAGACAACAGCAAAGGCTCAATTTTCTGATAACACAAACGGAGCTGTTCAGTCACTTCATGCAGAACAAGGCAACTTCACAGCCCTCTGAAGCTTTACCTGTCGATGATGAAACACCGAAGGACCAGGAACTGCTTGTAAGCTCTTCAGATGATGTGCCAGGAGAAGAACAAGATCCTGAGGATGATGAATTGAAAAAGGAAGCTCTGAAAGCTGCTCAAGATGCAGTTTCTAAGCAGAAAAGGTTAACTAGTGCATTTGATAATGAATGTTTGAAGCTGCGCCAAGCTGCTGAACCTGAGGTCCCTTCACTGGATGCATCTGGTGCTGCAGGTTCTAGTAACATAGATCTACTGCACCC CTCCACCATGCCAGTGGCATCATCTGTGCAGACGCCAGAGTTGTTTAAAGGTTCTCTTAAAGAATATCAGCTAAAAGGCCTTCAGTGGCTGGTTAATTGTTATGAGCAG GGTCTAAACGGTATTCTTGCCGATGAGATGGGCCTGGGAAAGACTATCCAGGCAATGGCATTCTTGGCTCATTTGGCAGag GAAAAGAATATATGGGGGCCTTTTCTGGTTGTTGCACCTGCTTCTGTCTTGAACAACTGGGCTGATGAAATTAGCCGCTTCTGCCCCGACTTGAAAACTCTTCCATATTGGGGAGGGCTTCAAGAACGAATGATACTTAGGAAAAACATCAATCCAAAGCGTTTATATAGAAG GGAGGCAGGATTTCACATTCTCATCACCAGTTACCAACTGTTGGTGTCTGATGAGAAGTATTTCCGACGTGTGAAATGGCAGTATATGGTATTGGATGAAGCTCAGGCAATCAAAAGCTCAAACAG TATAAGGTGGAAGACACTGCTCAGTTTTAATTGTCGAAATCGGTTACTCCTCACTGGTACGCCTATCCAGAATAACATGGCTGAATTGTGGGCCCTTCTACATTTCATTATGCCTACCTTATTTGACAGCCATGAACAATTCAATGAATGGTTTTCAAAGGG AATTGAGAATCATGCTGAGCACGGGGGGACGTTAAATGAGCACCAGCTCAACAGATTG CATGCAATTTTGAAGCCCTTCATGCTGCGGCGGGTTAAGAAAGATGTGGTTTCTGAGCTTACAGGCAAAACAGAGGTTACAGTGCATTGCAAGTTGAGTTCTCGGCAACAAGCTTTCTATCAAGCTATAAAGAATAAGATATCTCTTGCTGAGTTGTTTGATGGTAATCGTGGGCACCTTAATGAGaagaaaattctcaatttaatgaatattgttatTCAGTTGAGAAAG GTTTGCAACCATCCAGAGTTGTTTGAAAGGAATGAGGGAAGCACATACCTTTATTTTGGAGAGATTCCAAATTCTCTTCTTCCCCCACCCTTTGGGGAGTTGGAGGACATGCACTACGCAGGAGCTCAGAATCCTATTACATACAAg GTGCCAAAACTCGTCCACCAAGAAGTAATGCAAAGTTCCGGGATCATTTCCTCAACAGCTCGGCGCGGTGTTCATAGAGAAACATTTCTGAagcattttaatatattttcccCAGTAAATATTTATCAGTCTGTGCTCCCACAAGAGAATAACTCCAATGGTTCAGCTGTTAAAAGTGGAACATTTGGTTTTACCCATCTGATGGATTTGTCCCCAGAAGAGGTTGCATTTCTTGCAACTGGTACTTTCATGGAGAGACTTCTCTTTTTCATTATGAGATGGGACCGGCAATTTTTGGATGGAATCTTGGACTTGCTCATGGAAGCCGAGGAGGAGGATTTTAGTAACAGTCATCTTGATAGTGGGAAAGTAAGAGCTGTTACACGAATGCTACTGATGCCATCGAGATCTGAGACTAATTTACTTAGAAGAAAGCTTGCAACTGGTCTGGGTCATGCTCCTTTTGAGGCTCTAGTTGTCCCTCATCAGGATAGGCTTCAAGCAAACACTAGGCTTGTTCATGCTACATACACTTTCATCCCACGGACCAGAGCTCCCCCA ATCAATGCCCATTGCTCGAATAGAAACTTTGCTTATAAATTGCTTGAAGAACTGCATCACCCCTGGCTTAAGAGGTTGTTTATTGGGTTTGCACGCACATCTGACTATAATGGACCCAAAAAGCCAGATGTTCCTCATCATTTGATTCAAGAGATTGACTCTGAATTGCCTGTTTCAAAACCTGCTCTTCAGTTGACTTACAAGATATTTGGTTCATCTCCTCCCATGCAAAGCTTTGACCCAGCAAAATTGCTCACA GACTCTGGGAAGCTTCAAACACTTGACATTTTACTAAAACGCTTGAGGGCTGAAAATCACCGAGTACTCTTGTTCGCTCAAATGACAAAAATGCTAAATATACTGGAg gACTACATGAACTATAGGAAATATAGATATCTCAGACTTGATGGTTCTTCCACAATTATGGACCGGCGTGACATGGTCAGAGATTTCCAGCTTCG GAGTgatatctttgtgttcttgctGAGTACCAGAGCTGGTGGACTGGGTATTAATTTGACTGCAGCTGACACTGTCATTTTCTATGAAAGTGATTGGAACCCAACCTTGGATTTACAGGCAATGGATAGGGCTCATCGCTTGGGTCAGACCAAGGAT GTTACTGTCTACCGGTTAATTTGTAAAGAGACAGTTGAGGAGAAGATTTTGCAAAGAGCAAGTCAGAAAAATACAGTGCAGCAGCTTGTGATGACAGGTGGTCATGTTCAGGGTGATCTCTTGGCTCCTGAGGATGTTGTTTCTTTACTTCTTGATGACGCCCAGTTGGAGCAGAAACTAAGAGATCTGCCACTTCAG AAggataaacaaaagaaaaagcgTGGGACCAAAGGTATATTGCTGGATGCAGAAGGGGATGCAACTTTGGAAGATTTCCCAAACATATCTCAGGGTAATGGACAGGAGCCCTCTCCAGATGCAGAGAGACCAAAATCCAGTAGTAAAAAG AGGAAGGCTGCCACTGACAAGCAAACTCCTCCAAAGCCAAGGAATTCTCAAAAAGCAATGAAAAATGTTGATTCTTATACGGGGATGACTGATCCCAACTCGATGGCAATGGACTATGAGTTGGATGATTCCCTTCAAAATGATGACATGCAGCTACAGAAGCCTAAGAGACCGAAAAGACCAACAAAGAGTGTGAATGAAAATCTTGAACCAGCATTTACCAACTCCACAGTGATTATAGAGCAAACACAATACCAACCTCACCTTGAGCTTGGTCCTGGTGGCCTCAGAGCGGGAGGAAAGGATGATACGCCCCTGCATACTGACTCTTTAACGTGA
- the LOC117920524 gene encoding DNAJ protein JJJ1 homolog, with amino-acid sequence MASEGRCLYEVLGLTTDATADEIRSAYKKLALQRHPDKLVHSGLSKADATAQFQELLNAYEVLSNPEERAWYDSHRSQILFSNPTSSNGSVPNLFSFFSNSVYSGYDDTRKGFYKVYSEVFDKIYATEVNFAKKLGLGSIKEAPMMGNLESPYSQVTAFYGYWIGFSTVMDFAWVDEYDVRAGPNRKSRRLMEEENRKLRKKAKREYNETVRGLAKFVKRRDKRVIDMQVKKSLEEEKRKEEEKTRKWEEFERGRMERARAKVEPEWVRAVEDDGNDDDWEFEDAGGGRKEEEEFYCVLCRKKFKSEKQWKNHEKSKKHKEWVAEFRESVKEEDERYGDAEAGIHGNGDQSEVELQEQFEDGLELEEEEIEDGAQIESSNEEEFVVGDVSHSGNGTNAELGSDDEMSVLEAMVSGHKNRKNGKTAVASVLEPESSVTEAPVDINNDEMDFMEYDNRKSSRRRRGKKDRGKRSNGEAMKPDSSTGDKGGQDEQNSGSDASHIQDSSTYSVAENETDGKEDHHAETNKIPKQPVNRKATSKGEIDTKPKESNKVRKAKVAQRKALGNTCETCGEDFESRNKLHQHLGDTGHAMLRAR; translated from the exons ATGGCGTCGGAGGGACGATGCCTGTACGAGGTTCTCGGCCTCACAACCGACGCCACGGCAGATGAAATACGGTCGGCGTACAAGAAGCTGGCTCTCCAGCGCCATCCGGATAAGCTGGTTCACTCCGGCCTCAGCAAAGCCGACGCCACCGCTCAGTTCCAAGAGCTCCTTAACGCCTACGAAGTCCTCTCCAATCCCGAGGAACGCGCTTGGTACGATTCCCACCGATCTCAAATCCTCTTCTCTAACCCCACCTCTTCCAACGGCTCCGTCCCCAatctcttctccttcttctccaATTCCGTGTATTCTGGGTACGACGATACGCGCAAGGGATTCTATAAGGTTTATTCGGAGGTTTTTGACAAAATCTACGCTACTGAAGTCAATTTCGCGAAAAAATTAGGGTTAGGGTCTATTAAGGAGGCTCCAATGATGGGGAATTTGGAGAGTCCGTATTCGCAGGTGACTGCATTTTATGGATATTGGATAGGGTTTTCTACAGTGATGGATTTTGCGTGGGTTGATGAGTACGATGTTAGGGCGGGGCCGAATCGAAAGTCTAGGAGgttgatggaggaggagaaccGGAAGCTGAGGAAGAAGGCCAAGAGGGAGTACAACGAGACGGTTCGGGGGCTGGCGAAGTTCGTGAAGAGGAGGGACAAGAGGGTAATTGATATGCAGGTGAAGAAGAGTTTGGAGGAGGAAAAAAGgaaggaggaggaaaagacgaGGAAGTGGGAGGAATTTGAGAGGGGAAGGATGGAGAGGGCGAGGGCGAAAGTGGAGCCGGAGTGGGTCAGGGCTGTGGAGGATGATGGGAATGATGATGATTGGGAATTTGAGGATGCAGGTGGTGGGaggaaggaggaggaggaattTTATTGTGTGCTTTGTAGAAAGAAGTTCAAGAGTGAGAAGCAGTGGAAGAATCATGAGAAGTCAAAGAAGCACAAGGAGTGGGTGGCGGAGTTTAGGGAGTCAGTtaaggaagaagatgaaaggTATGGAGATGCTGAAGCAGGGATTCATGGCAACGGGGATCAAAGTGAGGTGGAGTTGCAGGAGCAGTTTGAGGATGGTTTGGAGTTGGAGGAAGAGGAGATTGAAGATGGGGCTCAAATTGAATCCAGTAACGAGGAAGAGTTTGTTGTTGGCGATGTTAGTCATAGTGGTAATGGTACAAATGCGGAGTTGGGGTCTGATGATGAAATGAGTGTGCTTGAAGCAATGGTGTCGGGCCATAAGAATAGGAAAAATGGGAAAACTGCTGTTGCTTCAGTGCTGGAGCCGGAGTCTTCTGTTACTGAAGCTCCTGTTGACATTAACAATGATGAGATGGACTTTATGGAATATGATAACCGAAAGAGCTCGCGGAGGAGGAGAGGCAAGAAAGACAGGGGTAAGAGATCTAATGGGGAGGCAATGAAGCCTGACAGTAGTACTGGAGACAAGGGTGGTCAGGATGAACAAAATAGTGGCTCTGATGCTTCACATATCCAGGATTCTTCAACTTATTCTGTTGCAGAAAATGAAACTGATGGTAAGGAGGATCATCATGCAGAAACAAATAAGATTCCAAAGCAACCTGTCAATAGAAAAGCTACCTCCAAGGGTGAGATAGATACGAAACCGAAGGAATCAAACAAAGTGAGGAAAGCAAAG GTTGCACAAAGAAAGGCACTGGGCAACACATGTGAGACATGTGGAGAAGACTTTGAGTCAAG GAATAAACTACATCAGCATTTAGGTGACACGGGTCACGCCATGCTGAGAGCTCGGTGA